A portion of the Paenibacillus hamazuiensis genome contains these proteins:
- a CDS encoding extracellular solute-binding protein gives MALLRKSLAKRMLACSVSATMAFSMLTACTSKEGSGNEQTNAKDQGKTAAPAPAQQVTLKVEVFDRGNSPTGMTVTDNLMTKWVQQNFGDKNNIKLEYVPVPRAQEVDKLNVLMASGDAPDIVFTYDSNLVYKYAQQGGLTDLGKLIDEHGANLKSYLGADTLANGKFDNVQYAIPAKRVYLGKYSSMIRQDWLDKLNLPVPKSTEEVYNTLKAFKEKKPGGDQTIPLGFGLFEASYEPIIYSFLKTNISDEERFTLTQRFGSSDQPVTLPGHKDGVRFLNKLYNEGLMSPDFALDKDKKKLNQDVMAGKTGMYAEDAGTSYGIGANLEVLQKNVPGAKLTPIDPYTNDQGKHAKPSYIPAGMFIMVPKSSKHAAEAVKYLNWMAQKENMYMMAFGVEGKNYKLENGIPTTIVSDDTKNLLYNFGDMLIVTNGIDFGDPEKNVAAQVTGLPEEQRKDAAIAKKNGLTDGIPQIRLPRPMQSEVKYTKVLKDKYQELLVKAIIAKPADFDKVYDAALQDYMANGGAEIAKERKELYPQMKK, from the coding sequence ATGGCTCTCTTGAGAAAATCGTTAGCGAAACGGATGCTCGCCTGCTCGGTATCGGCGACGATGGCATTCAGCATGCTGACCGCATGTACGAGTAAGGAAGGGTCCGGCAATGAACAAACAAACGCCAAGGACCAAGGGAAAACGGCTGCTCCGGCACCGGCGCAGCAGGTTACATTAAAAGTCGAGGTGTTCGACCGCGGCAATTCCCCGACGGGAATGACCGTAACGGACAATCTGATGACCAAATGGGTCCAGCAAAATTTCGGGGACAAAAACAACATCAAGCTCGAATACGTGCCGGTACCGCGGGCACAGGAAGTGGATAAGCTGAACGTGCTGATGGCCAGCGGGGATGCCCCGGATATCGTTTTTACGTACGACTCGAACCTCGTCTACAAATATGCGCAGCAGGGAGGCCTAACCGACCTCGGCAAGCTGATCGACGAACATGGCGCGAACCTGAAAAGCTACCTGGGGGCGGATACGCTCGCGAACGGCAAGTTCGACAATGTCCAGTACGCCATTCCGGCCAAGCGGGTTTATTTGGGCAAATACTCCTCCATGATTCGCCAGGACTGGCTGGATAAACTGAACCTGCCGGTGCCGAAGTCGACGGAGGAAGTTTACAACACGCTGAAAGCGTTTAAAGAGAAGAAGCCCGGCGGCGATCAAACGATTCCTCTCGGCTTCGGGTTGTTCGAGGCTTCTTATGAACCGATCATTTATTCCTTCCTGAAAACCAATATATCGGACGAAGAGCGATTCACGTTGACGCAGCGCTTCGGATCCTCCGACCAGCCGGTCACGCTGCCCGGACATAAGGACGGGGTCCGCTTCCTGAACAAGCTGTACAACGAGGGCCTCATGAGTCCCGACTTCGCTTTGGATAAGGATAAGAAGAAGCTGAACCAGGATGTCATGGCCGGCAAGACGGGCATGTATGCCGAGGATGCAGGCACCAGCTACGGCATCGGAGCCAACCTCGAAGTGCTGCAAAAGAACGTGCCGGGAGCGAAGCTCACGCCGATCGATCCGTATACGAACGATCAGGGCAAGCATGCGAAGCCTTCTTATATTCCTGCCGGCATGTTCATCATGGTTCCGAAATCGAGCAAGCATGCGGCCGAAGCCGTGAAATATTTGAACTGGATGGCCCAGAAGGAAAACATGTACATGATGGCCTTCGGGGTGGAGGGTAAAAACTACAAGCTGGAAAACGGCATCCCCACGACCATCGTGTCCGACGATACGAAAAACCTGCTGTACAACTTCGGCGACATGCTCATTGTGACCAACGGCATCGATTTCGGCGATCCGGAGAAAAACGTAGCCGCCCAAGTAACGGGTCTGCCGGAGGAGCAGCGCAAAGATGCGGCTATTGCCAAAAAGAACGGCCTCACGGACGGCATTCCGCAGATTCGTCTGCCGCGGCCGATGCAATCCGAGGTGAAATACACGAAGGTGCTGAAGGACAAATACCAGGAGCTTCTCGTCAAAGCGATCATCGCCAAGCCGGCGGACTTTGACAAGGTGTATGACGCGGCGCTGCAGGACTACATGGCCAACGGCGGGGCGGAAATTGCCAAGGAGAGAAAAGAATTGTATCCGCAAATGAAAAAATAA
- a CDS encoding LysR family transcriptional regulator has protein sequence MDQQLLAFVTVADEQNFTRAAEKLFISQPAISQHIQTLEHRFDVKLFDRTNKYVRLTKAGEVVYHHAKEILSRYDQMDRLIKDLKEEASGSLYIGASFTFGEYVLPHIIAGFRSSYGKIIPVISIDNTITVVKQVAEGTLDIGIIEGKSVHDNNVDVRPFAEDTVVIVGAYNHPLASRKHITANQMENENWIIRERGSGTREITDHVFRTYGIQPKSVVEYSSSQMIKESVEAGLGLTVLSKWVVRKELMWNTLCEIRFMDTPVERKFSIVVRKSNFQTKATQLFEKFLHEQSPGINRLMKEHGVEQTAVNKDY, from the coding sequence ATGGATCAACAACTGCTTGCTTTTGTGACGGTGGCCGATGAACAAAACTTTACGCGCGCCGCGGAAAAACTTTTTATCAGCCAGCCTGCGATCAGTCAGCACATTCAGACGCTTGAACACAGGTTTGATGTGAAATTATTCGACAGAACCAATAAATACGTGCGTTTGACAAAAGCCGGTGAGGTGGTTTACCATCATGCAAAGGAAATTTTAAGCAGATATGACCAAATGGATCGGCTTATTAAAGATCTGAAAGAGGAAGCCAGCGGATCGCTGTATATCGGTGCCAGCTTTACATTCGGGGAATACGTTTTGCCTCACATCATTGCCGGGTTTCGCAGCTCATACGGCAAGATCATTCCCGTAATATCCATCGACAACACCATTACCGTAGTGAAGCAGGTTGCCGAAGGAACGCTGGATATCGGGATCATTGAAGGAAAATCCGTGCATGATAACAACGTCGACGTGCGCCCTTTTGCAGAGGATACGGTTGTGATCGTCGGCGCATACAATCATCCGTTAGCATCCCGGAAACACATTACGGCCAATCAGATGGAGAACGAAAACTGGATTATTCGGGAACGCGGTTCAGGTACGAGGGAGATTACGGATCATGTTTTTAGAACTTACGGCATTCAGCCCAAATCGGTAGTGGAATACAGCAGCTCGCAAATGATCAAGGAATCGGTGGAAGCGGGGCTCGGTCTTACTGTATTATCAAAGTGGGTTGTACGCAAAGAGCTTATGTGGAATACGCTTTGCGAAATTCGATTCATGGATACCCCTGTAGAAAGAAAATTCTCCATCGTGGTAAGGAAATCGAATTTTCAAACGAAAGCAACTCAATTATTTGAAAAGTTTCTGCATGAACAATCTCCCGGGATCAATAGGCTGATGAAAGAGCATGGAGTGGAACAGACAGCCGTAAATAAGGATTATTAG
- a CDS encoding ABC transporter permease: protein MGGLRIYISRYWQLYALLALPVLYFAVFKYGPMYGVTIAFKDFNFFQGINKSPWNGLATFRDIFQMPTFYTALRNTFMLNFLDLLVSFPAPIILAVMLNELRIRWFKKLSQTILYLPHFISWIIIGGIVYQVFATKTGIVNILLGKMGIEPVPFLSDKYDWLITYLGTGIWQSAGWGTIIYLAAMTGINQELYEAAESDGAGRLARIWHITLPGIKPTIIVLLLLRLGEMVQIGFDRPYVLGNVQVSEFSEVLSTFVYKMGMQNGNYSLATGVGFFQAVVGLVFILTSNYISKKTTDQGII, encoded by the coding sequence ATGGGAGGCTTACGAATTTATATTTCGCGGTACTGGCAGCTATATGCGCTGCTGGCGCTTCCCGTCTTATATTTTGCCGTTTTCAAATACGGCCCCATGTACGGAGTGACCATAGCGTTTAAAGATTTCAACTTCTTTCAAGGCATTAACAAAAGTCCATGGAACGGGCTCGCTACTTTCCGCGATATCTTTCAAATGCCGACGTTTTATACTGCGCTGAGAAATACGTTTATGCTGAACTTTCTCGATCTGCTCGTTTCGTTTCCGGCCCCGATCATCCTTGCCGTTATGCTGAACGAACTCCGAATCCGATGGTTCAAGAAGCTATCGCAAACCATTTTGTATCTTCCGCATTTTATTTCGTGGATCATTATCGGCGGGATCGTATACCAGGTTTTCGCGACGAAAACGGGGATCGTCAATATCCTGCTCGGCAAAATGGGAATCGAACCCGTTCCGTTCCTTTCCGATAAGTACGATTGGCTGATCACTTACCTCGGGACCGGAATCTGGCAAAGCGCGGGCTGGGGAACGATCATTTACCTCGCCGCGATGACCGGCATCAATCAAGAGCTTTACGAAGCGGCGGAGTCCGATGGAGCCGGAAGACTGGCGAGAATATGGCATATTACGCTGCCCGGCATCAAACCGACGATCATCGTCCTTCTGCTGCTGAGGCTGGGGGAGATGGTGCAAATCGGCTTTGACCGCCCGTACGTGCTGGGCAATGTGCAGGTCAGCGAATTTTCCGAAGTGCTCAGCACGTTCGTCTACAAAATGGGCATGCAAAACGGCAATTATTCGCTGGCGACCGGCGTCGGCTTTTTTCAAGCGGTCGTGGGGCTTGTCTTCATTTTGACCTCCAACTACATCTCCAAAAAAACGACCGATCAGGGCATTATTTAG
- a CDS encoding helix-turn-helix domain-containing protein: MKKTWRNRLLLSYLPVLFITISMLVFISVSIISEISVHETEKANRIFTEYVSDSMQNSLRNIEHLVLEGVNSNPAYADFFEMAGGENQLLVNYLVSREIGKLIEENPLIHSIYLYRSADKIVLSKSLYSRLTEFEDNAFLQEALSKPASAMWSPVRKYAEFSSEPKVGVISMTKKALLPFGNQGIIVVNVKVDALLQFVHESINPDITFLEIQTADRETVYPLPEAAAARPADNKHQGKVVTRLHSDYIGWDFISGVYGGVLFSWVTVISRIWIGIGVLTVLISLIFTFVLTRRNYKPVEDIVQQINAYGKNQLKGGGSDEFSYIRKVLDNLFQEKNVYEKRRMEDLPAKRKQAFLELIHGQGHADDSVWKARMAEFHLPDDFSCLTATVVEIDHYERFKESYSLQDQHLLKYALANVSKEFSGGRIWEEWISGSRLAILYLDNAASSSDLETRAADMLEHLRVWVALNLKFSVTIGVGRPAAGVREVSASFEEAVEALQFKMSLGSNQLISFKELEEERPRDTRVYFQLFDAMLQDLRMGSASFPGRLSSFAQYLEQDVLPQEVVDHLLQYWINIVERSMLEAEPALGEYWRTAVHPELTAAAERAETLEDLLPAFVSAFEKLHAKQVSLQESKSYHHLIREIRAYIEENYANPDLSLNHISDKFSINGKYSSQLFKEHFGMKFVDFLVNLRMDHAKKLLHETEEPIQDIALKVGYLHSISFGRTFKKVVGVTPGDYRKYRQLAPEEEH, from the coding sequence TTGAAGAAAACGTGGCGCAACCGTCTGCTCCTTTCCTATCTTCCGGTGCTGTTCATCACGATCTCGATGCTGGTCTTCATCTCCGTGTCTATCATCAGCGAAATCTCTGTGCACGAGACGGAAAAAGCGAACCGGATTTTTACCGAATATGTCAGCGACTCGATGCAAAATTCGCTTCGAAACATTGAGCATCTGGTTCTCGAGGGAGTTAACAGCAATCCGGCTTACGCTGATTTTTTCGAAATGGCCGGCGGAGAAAATCAGCTGCTGGTCAATTATTTGGTATCCCGGGAGATCGGCAAACTGATCGAGGAGAACCCGCTGATTCACTCCATCTACTTATACAGGTCGGCGGATAAAATCGTCCTGTCCAAAAGTCTCTACTCCCGGTTGACCGAATTTGAAGACAATGCGTTTCTGCAGGAGGCGCTCAGCAAGCCGGCCAGCGCAATGTGGTCGCCGGTCCGGAAGTACGCGGAGTTCAGCTCCGAGCCGAAGGTGGGCGTCATCTCCATGACCAAGAAGGCGCTGCTGCCCTTCGGCAATCAAGGGATCATCGTCGTCAACGTTAAAGTGGACGCGCTCTTGCAGTTCGTTCATGAATCGATTAATCCCGATATCACGTTTCTTGAAATTCAGACCGCCGATCGCGAGACGGTGTACCCGCTTCCCGAAGCCGCGGCAGCCCGGCCCGCGGACAACAAGCACCAAGGCAAAGTCGTAACCCGCCTCCATTCGGATTATATCGGGTGGGATTTTATCAGCGGGGTATACGGCGGCGTTCTTTTTAGCTGGGTGACCGTCATTTCAAGAATTTGGATCGGTATCGGGGTATTGACGGTGCTTATCAGCCTGATCTTCACCTTCGTTCTGACAAGGCGCAACTATAAGCCGGTGGAGGACATCGTGCAGCAGATCAACGCCTACGGGAAAAACCAACTCAAGGGAGGAGGCAGCGACGAATTTTCCTATATCCGGAAAGTGCTGGACAACCTGTTTCAGGAGAAAAACGTATACGAGAAGCGCCGCATGGAGGACTTGCCCGCAAAGCGAAAGCAGGCGTTCCTGGAACTGATCCACGGGCAAGGCCACGCCGACGACAGCGTCTGGAAAGCGCGTATGGCGGAATTTCACCTGCCGGACGATTTCAGCTGCCTGACCGCCACCGTGGTGGAAATCGATCATTACGAGCGGTTTAAAGAGTCGTATTCGTTACAGGACCAGCACCTGCTCAAATATGCTCTGGCGAACGTATCGAAGGAATTTTCCGGCGGCCGAATATGGGAGGAATGGATATCCGGCAGCCGTCTGGCGATTTTGTATCTGGACAATGCCGCTTCGTCCTCTGATCTGGAGACTCGCGCCGCCGATATGCTCGAGCATTTGCGGGTCTGGGTGGCGCTGAATTTGAAATTTTCCGTCACGATCGGTGTCGGCCGTCCGGCCGCCGGGGTGCGCGAGGTTTCCGCCAGCTTTGAAGAAGCCGTGGAGGCGCTGCAGTTTAAAATGTCCCTCGGCAGCAATCAGCTGATCTCGTTCAAGGAGCTGGAAGAAGAACGACCGAGGGATACGCGGGTTTACTTTCAGCTGTTCGATGCCATGCTGCAGGACCTTCGCATGGGCAGCGCGTCTTTTCCGGGCCGGCTGAGCTCCTTCGCCCAGTACCTGGAGCAGGACGTTCTTCCGCAGGAGGTCGTCGATCATTTGCTGCAATATTGGATCAACATTGTGGAGCGCTCGATGCTCGAGGCCGAGCCTGCGCTCGGAGAATATTGGCGCACTGCCGTTCACCCCGAGCTGACGGCCGCCGCAGAACGGGCGGAAACGCTCGAAGATCTGCTGCCGGCGTTTGTTTCCGCCTTCGAAAAATTGCACGCCAAGCAAGTCTCGCTGCAAGAGTCCAAAAGCTATCATCATCTCATCCGCGAAATCCGCGCCTACATTGAAGAAAACTACGCCAACCCGGACTTATCGTTAAATCATATCAGCGACAAATTTTCCATAAACGGCAAGTATTCCAGTCAATTGTTCAAGGAGCATTTCGGCATGAAGTTCGTCGATTTCCTCGTCAACCTGCGGATGGATCATGCCAAGAAGCTGCTGCACGAAACCGAGGAGCCGATACAGGATATTGCCCTCAAAGTCGGTTATCTCCATTCGATCTCCTTCGGCAGAACGTTCAAGAAGGTCGTTGGCGTCACACCCGGCGATTACCGCAAATACAGGCAGCTGGCGCCGGAGGAAGAACATTGA
- the asd gene encoding archaetidylserine decarboxylase (Phosphatidylserine decarboxylase is synthesized as a single chain precursor. Generation of the pyruvoyl active site from a Ser is coupled to cleavage of a Gly-Ser bond between the larger (beta) and smaller (alpha chains). It is an integral membrane protein.), whose protein sequence is MQFILTTYRRLAIPMKSQHFLRLLTELTSYKWSSRLIGSFTKTKTSRLLIPWYSKTYAICNEEAEKPVSAYRSLNDFFTRRLKSGLRPVDPYTASLVSPVDATVTEIGRIHDNLSIRVKGQEYKVGELLGRSIIPGNFNGGFFIILYLSPADYHRIHSPVSGFIRETAHIPGKAYPVNEFGLKHMRKVLKRNERLITYMQHRYGILSIVKVGAMNVCSIKYTEPLSLRLNKGDEFAYFEFGSTIILLMENEPFEFRSGLGLGSRVRVGEPLGYWVAQMN, encoded by the coding sequence ATGCAATTTATCTTGACAACTTACCGAAGGTTGGCGATCCCGATGAAAAGTCAGCACTTTTTGCGTTTATTGACCGAGCTAACGTCCTATAAGTGGTCTTCCCGTTTGATCGGTTCGTTTACCAAAACAAAGACGAGCCGTCTGCTGATTCCGTGGTATTCGAAAACTTACGCCATTTGTAATGAAGAAGCTGAAAAACCGGTTAGCGCTTATCGATCGTTAAACGATTTTTTTACCCGCCGTTTGAAAAGCGGGCTGCGGCCCGTCGACCCATATACCGCTTCGCTTGTTAGCCCGGTGGATGCCACTGTCACCGAAATCGGACGGATTCATGACAACTTGTCAATCCGCGTTAAGGGGCAGGAGTACAAAGTCGGGGAATTGTTGGGGCGTTCAATTATACCCGGCAACTTCAATGGAGGTTTTTTTATTATTTTATATTTGAGTCCAGCCGACTATCATCGCATCCATTCGCCCGTCAGCGGGTTTATTCGCGAGACAGCCCATATTCCGGGAAAAGCATATCCGGTCAATGAATTCGGTTTGAAACATATGCGCAAAGTTTTAAAACGCAACGAAAGGCTCATTACCTATATGCAGCACCGGTACGGGATCCTATCGATCGTTAAAGTCGGCGCTATGAACGTTTGCAGCATAAAATACACGGAACCTCTTTCGCTCCGTCTCAACAAAGGAGATGAATTTGCTTATTTTGAGTTCGGCTCAACCATCATCCTGCTTATGGAAAATGAACCATTCGAGTTCCGTAGCGGGCTTGGATTGGGCAGCCGGGTGCGTGTAGGTGAACCTTTAGGTTATTGGGTGGCTCAGATGAACTAG
- a CDS encoding carbohydrate ABC transporter permease produces MGAKTANRAFDAVNITLLSLCLVLCLAPFLHIAAISLSSNRPILSGEVTLFPIEWSVQAYERVIGDATMLRSLGFTIILTALYTAICMAMTIAAAYPLTKTELKGRKFVMYMIVITMFFSGGIIPEYILVKQLNLLNTVWSMILPLMINPFYMIILITFFQSIPKSLEESAELDGCSYFRMLTRIVLPLSMPVLATLSLFYAVNRWNGFMDTLFYITDPKLYPLQLKLYQLIMNSMAADLLQMEGSRIVEIVPESLKAANIMFATVPILIVYPWLQKHFVSGIMVGSVKG; encoded by the coding sequence ATGGGTGCAAAAACGGCAAACCGGGCCTTCGATGCGGTGAACATCACGCTCCTCAGCTTATGTTTGGTGCTGTGTTTGGCTCCTTTTCTTCATATCGCAGCGATTTCGCTCAGCTCCAATCGTCCGATCCTGTCCGGGGAAGTCACTCTGTTTCCGATCGAATGGAGCGTGCAGGCGTACGAGCGGGTAATCGGCGATGCGACGATGCTGAGATCGCTCGGTTTTACCATCATCTTAACCGCATTATATACGGCGATTTGTATGGCGATGACGATTGCCGCCGCATATCCTTTGACCAAGACGGAGCTGAAGGGCCGGAAGTTCGTCATGTATATGATCGTCATCACGATGTTTTTCAGCGGCGGCATCATTCCCGAATACATTTTGGTTAAACAGCTGAACTTGTTGAATACGGTCTGGTCGATGATCCTGCCGCTTATGATCAATCCGTTTTACATGATCATTTTGATCACTTTTTTTCAATCGATTCCAAAAAGTCTGGAGGAATCCGCCGAGCTCGACGGCTGCAGCTACTTTCGGATGCTAACCCGGATTGTCCTTCCTCTCTCCATGCCGGTTCTCGCCACGTTAAGCCTCTTCTATGCCGTAAACCGCTGGAACGGGTTCATGGACACGTTATTTTACATCACGGACCCGAAATTATATCCGCTGCAGCTTAAGCTGTATCAGCTGATCATGAACAGCATGGCCGCCGATTTATTGCAGATGGAAGGAAGCCGGATCGTCGAAATTGTGCCCGAGAGCCTGAAGGCCGCCAACATCATGTTCGCCACCGTACCGATTCTGATCGTATATCCGTGGCTGCAGAAGCACTTCGTCTCCGGCATTATGGTAGGCTCGGTGAAAGGGTAA
- a CDS encoding alpha/beta fold hydrolase yields MEKKFVTVDSNKIAYKETGRGEAVVLLHGFCGSSSYWDAIQTYLPSDYRFIFPDLRGHGDSDAPDGSYSMDVMADDMDRLLQQLGVEKATLLGHSLGGYVSLAFAERHMEKLTRFGFIHSTALPDDEKGKEGRLNSMKTIREQGLNVFVNGLIPKLFAPAHVEQMTDRVEAAKKIGYGTHPDGAIRTLEGMRTRPDRSQVILDAKVPVLLVAGEHDQLISRERAFSATSNYATQHVIPKAGHMSMMETPKQLAEVIHAFLKVSG; encoded by the coding sequence ATGGAAAAAAAGTTTGTAACGGTAGATTCCAACAAAATAGCTTATAAAGAAACAGGGCGAGGGGAGGCGGTCGTACTGCTCCATGGTTTTTGCGGCAGCTCATCGTATTGGGACGCCATACAAACTTACCTTCCATCGGATTACCGGTTTATTTTTCCTGATCTAAGAGGACACGGAGACTCGGATGCCCCCGACGGGTCCTATTCGATGGATGTCATGGCGGACGATATGGACCGGCTTCTTCAACAGCTGGGAGTGGAGAAAGCGACATTATTGGGTCACTCGTTGGGAGGGTATGTTTCCTTGGCATTTGCTGAGCGTCATATGGAGAAATTAACACGTTTCGGATTCATACATTCTACCGCTTTGCCCGACGATGAAAAGGGTAAGGAAGGCCGTTTGAATAGCATGAAGACCATCCGAGAACAGGGATTAAACGTATTCGTTAACGGTCTGATTCCGAAATTATTCGCACCTGCTCATGTGGAACAAATGACCGATCGGGTGGAAGCAGCGAAAAAGATTGGTTATGGGACCCATCCAGACGGGGCGATCCGCACGTTAGAAGGGATGCGGACCAGACCCGATCGGAGTCAAGTTATTCTGGATGCGAAGGTACCTGTACTGCTCGTTGCAGGCGAACACGATCAGCTCATATCGCGAGAGCGTGCTTTTTCGGCTACTAGTAACTATGCGACCCAACATGTCATTCCAAAAGCCGGACATATGAGCATGATGGAGACGCCTAAGCAGCTGGCAGAGGTTATTCATGCCTTTCTTAAAGTTTCGGGGTGA
- a CDS encoding YeiH family protein has translation MDIQKSAAAITDSFHIVGKEAHLRANRNTSRDRLRLGGIAFTFAIALLGLGLSKLPLFDRMGQLACAILIAVMYRQVAGYPEAIRPGIQFSAKKLLRCAIILYGLKLNIDVVLHQGLWLLVRDTGTIVFAIGATVLLAKWLQADRALSLLLGIGTGVCGAAAIAAVSPILKAKEEDTAMGAGIIALMGTIFAIGYTFIRPFVPFSAVSYGIWAGVSLHEIAHVALAAAPAGQDVLADALLAKLGRVFLLVPLSFILMVWMKRKGKTKSSEAKIEFPWFLVGFILMSLVGSYMIGKSVIIQAQVMNRVADVTTFLLTMAMVGLGLNVSFKDLRTKALRPLLAMTVVSLLLTIITFFTV, from the coding sequence ATGGACATCCAAAAATCGGCTGCAGCAATAACCGATTCATTCCATATCGTGGGAAAGGAGGCCCATCTGCGCGCAAACCGGAACACATCCCGGGACCGGCTGCGGCTCGGGGGAATTGCTTTTACTTTTGCGATCGCTTTATTGGGGTTGGGCTTGTCGAAATTGCCGCTGTTTGATCGCATGGGACAGCTTGCATGCGCCATTCTTATCGCGGTCATGTATCGGCAAGTCGCGGGTTATCCGGAAGCGATTCGCCCGGGCATTCAGTTCTCGGCCAAAAAATTGCTGCGCTGCGCGATCATTCTATACGGATTAAAGCTGAATATCGATGTCGTTTTGCACCAAGGACTTTGGCTGTTGGTTCGGGACACGGGTACGATTGTATTTGCCATCGGTGCCACCGTGCTCCTGGCAAAATGGCTCCAAGCGGATCGTGCCCTCTCCCTGTTGTTGGGGATCGGAACCGGCGTATGCGGAGCTGCAGCGATTGCGGCAGTGTCGCCGATTTTGAAAGCCAAAGAAGAGGATACGGCAATGGGGGCCGGAATTATCGCACTCATGGGAACCATCTTTGCCATAGGTTATACCTTTATTCGTCCGTTTGTCCCTTTTTCGGCGGTCAGCTACGGAATTTGGGCGGGCGTAAGCCTTCATGAGATTGCACATGTGGCATTAGCCGCCGCCCCGGCCGGTCAAGACGTTTTGGCGGATGCCCTGCTGGCTAAATTGGGCCGCGTGTTTCTGCTGGTTCCGCTCAGCTTTATTCTGATGGTTTGGATGAAGCGGAAGGGAAAGACGAAATCGAGCGAGGCCAAAATCGAATTCCCTTGGTTTCTTGTCGGATTCATTTTGATGAGTTTGGTCGGAAGCTACATGATCGGGAAATCGGTCATTATTCAGGCCCAAGTGATGAACCGTGTGGCAGATGTTACAACTTTTCTCTTAACGATGGCCATGGTGGGTCTGGGACTCAATGTGAGCTTCAAGGATTTGCGCACGAAAGCCTTGCGCCCCTTGTTAGCTATGACCGTTGTATCATTGCTTTTAACCATAATCACTTTCTTTACGGTCTGA
- a CDS encoding response regulator transcription factor, which produces MPKTILIVEDQQILREIMKEYLLDEGFRVVEASDGSRALELFHEHEIDLIILDIMLPELDGWSVCRRIRKTSNVPILMLTARSDENDTLLGFELGADDYVVKPCSPPILLARTKRLLENRQIREPGDTLSGGGIAVHLPSRTVTLDGKLCSLTHTEFEILACLMKNKGNIITRDQLISKIWGYDFAGDDRTLSSHIRNLRSKLGEHACRIVTVVRSGYKFEDRP; this is translated from the coding sequence ATGCCGAAAACGATCTTGATCGTGGAAGATCAACAAATACTGCGGGAAATCATGAAGGAGTATTTGTTGGACGAAGGCTTCCGCGTGGTGGAGGCGAGCGATGGGAGCCGGGCTTTGGAGTTGTTTCATGAGCATGAGATCGATCTGATCATTCTGGACATTATGCTGCCGGAATTGGACGGGTGGTCCGTCTGCCGGCGGATTCGCAAGACGTCGAACGTTCCGATTCTGATGTTGACGGCCCGGTCGGACGAGAACGACACGCTGCTGGGATTTGAGCTCGGTGCGGACGATTACGTTGTCAAACCTTGCAGCCCTCCCATCCTGCTGGCGCGAACGAAACGGCTGCTGGAAAACCGGCAAATCCGCGAGCCGGGGGATACGTTGTCCGGCGGGGGGATTGCGGTCCATCTCCCGTCCCGCACCGTTACGCTGGACGGGAAGCTCTGCAGCCTGACGCATACGGAATTCGAAATATTGGCCTGCCTGATGAAGAACAAAGGCAACATTATCACACGGGATCAACTCATCTCGAAAATTTGGGGCTACGACTTCGCCGGCGACGATCGTACTTTAAGCAGCCATATCCGCAATCTGCGTTCCAAGCTGGGCGAGCATGCATGCCGGATCGTCACCGTCGTTCGTTCAGGCTACAAATTCGAGGATCGGCCATGA